One region of Pangasianodon hypophthalmus isolate fPanHyp1 chromosome 15, fPanHyp1.pri, whole genome shotgun sequence genomic DNA includes:
- the taf9 gene encoding transcription initiation factor TFIID subunit 9: MASPKTVPKDAQVMMQILKDMGITEYEPRVINQMLEFTYRYVTTIIEDAKIYATHAKKTNVDADDIRLAIQCRMDQSFTSPPPRDFLLEVARQKNQTPLPLIKPYAGPRLPPDRYCLTAPNYRLKSLQKKVSSSAGRITVPRLSVGAVSSRPSTPTLATPSVQTMGSKVGTPVSLTGQRFTVQIPSSQATSAKSATPTTPGTVQNVLINPSLISSKNILITTNMVSQNSSSDSGSLKRKHEDDDDYDAS; the protein is encoded by the exons GTTATGATGCAGATTTTGAAAGACATGGGAATCACGGAGTACGAGCCGAGAGTCATTAATCAGATGTTGGAGTTCACCTACA GATACGTCACAACCATAATCGAAGATGCCAAAATATACGCCACCCATGCTAAGAAGACCAACGTGGACGCAGATGACATACGGTTAGCCATCCAGTGTCGAATGGATCAGTCCTTCACGTCTCCACCGCCACGAGAT TTTCTACTCGAGGTTGCCAGGCAGAAGAATCAAACCCCTCTGCCCTTGATTAAGCCGTACGCAGGTCCTCGTCTTCCTCCAGACCGCTACTGTTTAACTGCACCAAACTACAGGCTCAAGTCGCTGCAGAAAAAG GTGTCTTCCTCTGCGGGTAGAATAACAGTGCCGCGCCTCAGCGTGGGGGCCGTCTCCAGTCGACCAAGCACGCCAACGCTGG CTACCCCCTCAGTGCAGACGATGGGGTCTAAAGTGGGAACGCCGGTGTCGCTCACAGGTCAGCGCTTCACAGTTCAGATCCCGTCCTCTCAAGCTACATCTGCTAAGTCGG cTACTCCGACCACTCCAGGCACGGTCCAGAATGTCCTCATCAATCCCTCTCTCATCAGCTCCAAGAACATCCTCATCACAACCAACATGGTGTCTCAGAACTCATCCAGTGACTCAGGCTCGCTGAAAAGGAAGCACGAAGATGACGACGACTACGATGCCTCGTGA